One window of Candidatus Desulfatibia profunda genomic DNA carries:
- a CDS encoding glycosyltransferase family 2 protein has protein sequence MGKNSLTPLVSVVVCTYNRADLLRTCLESLVAQTADKSLYEVIVVNNNSTDATIEAAAKFVKSQPNFRMVIETKQGLSHARNRGWQESTGEYVAYIDDDAQASPDWCERILKAFSNVKPNPVAVGGEILPWYESSPPIWFSDELETRTWGDEAGFLKPPGDAYGFSGSNMAFPRRIFDKFGGFSTGFGMVGGKLRMGEDTEFFFRLYKNGKDKFWYDPEIQVKHFTPTTHFFLSYRLKRAYVTGTSYAYLKSSWSNYSSWIKSLLGIPHVILKEIINALSASSYDRSKFVKSSQNIAHQTGCFIEMTRRLIRC, from the coding sequence ATGGGGAAAAATAGCTTAACTCCCCTTGTCTCAGTAGTCGTCTGCACATATAACAGGGCTGACTTACTGAGAACATGTCTTGAGTCGCTGGTCGCCCAGACAGCAGATAAATCCCTCTACGAAGTCATCGTCGTCAACAATAACTCTACAGATGCAACCATTGAGGCCGCAGCAAAGTTTGTTAAATCACAACCCAATTTTCGGATGGTCATAGAAACAAAGCAGGGGCTCAGCCATGCCCGCAACCGTGGTTGGCAAGAATCAACTGGTGAATATGTCGCATATATAGATGACGATGCGCAGGCATCCCCTGATTGGTGTGAAAGGATTCTTAAGGCTTTTTCGAATGTGAAACCGAACCCGGTAGCCGTGGGGGGGGAAATTCTTCCATGGTACGAAAGTTCACCTCCAATCTGGTTTTCTGACGAGCTTGAAACCCGAACATGGGGCGATGAGGCTGGGTTTCTAAAACCACCAGGGGATGCATATGGTTTTTCAGGTTCGAACATGGCATTCCCAAGAAGGATCTTCGATAAGTTCGGAGGTTTTTCGACTGGATTTGGAATGGTTGGAGGAAAACTACGAATGGGAGAAGACACTGAATTTTTTTTTCGACTATACAAAAACGGAAAGGATAAATTTTGGTATGACCCTGAAATCCAGGTAAAGCATTTTACTCCAACCACGCATTTTTTCCTTTCGTACAGGCTAAAGAGGGCCTATGTCACTGGCACATCCTATGCCTATTTAAAAAGCAGTTGGTCAAATTATTCATCCTGGATAAAATCATTATTGGGCATACCCCATGTCATCTTAAAAGAAATTATCAATGCTCTTTCAGCTTCAAGTTATGATCGTTCTAAATTCGTTAAAAGTTCTCAGAATATTGCCCATCAAACCGGGTGTTTTATTGAAATGACACGAAGATTGATAAGATGTTAG